In Paracoccus contaminans, the genomic stretch GCCCCACGGCGCTGTCCAGTTCAAGTCGGTGCCCCAGCTTGAGGCAGGCGCGCCGCACGATCGACAGGCCCAGCCCCATCCCCTGCGGGCCCCTCTCGGGAACGGCGCGCTGAAACTCGTCGAAGATGCGGGCGCGGTCCGCCGCGGCGATGCCGGGGCCGCTGTCGTGACATTCCAGCCAGACCAGCCCGCCCCGCCGCCGCACGCCGACCACCACCCCCCCGCGCGCGGTGTATTTCAGCGCGTTGGAGATCAGGTTCTGCGCGATTCGGCGCAGAAAGGTCGGATCACTGTCCACCACCGCCGCCGTCGGCACGAAGCTCAGCCTCAGCCCCGCCGCCTCGGCCATGGGGGCGTATTCGACCGCCAGACGCCGGAACAGCGCGTCAAGCGCGACCGGCTTGCGGTGAAACTCGATGCGCTGGCTGTCCAGGCGGCTGATGTCGAGGACGGCATGCATCAGTTCCTCGACCGATTCGAAGGCTGCGCCCAGCCGGGCGGCCAGCTCGGCCTGCGTCTCGTCCAGCCCGGTATCGGTCAGCGCCGACAGGAACAGCCGGGCAGCGGCGAGGGGTTGCAGCAGATCATGGCTGGCCGCCCGCAGAAAGCGGGTGCGCGAGCGGTTCGCCTCTTCGGCGGCGGCGCGGGCGACGGCAAGGTCGCGGTTCTTTTCCGACAGGTCGGCCAGCGCCCGTTCCAGATCGCGCGTGCGGGCGATCGCCTCGCGTTCCAGCGCGACGGCGGCCTGGAACATCGAGCGGGCCGAGCCGCGGGTTTCCTCAAGCCGGTCCACCCGCTCGATCAGCGCCTCGGCGATGCGTTCCAGCCGCACGGCCCGGCCCTGGGCATCCTCGCCGGGCGGCAGGATCATGGGCCGGCCCCTGCCGGCATCAGGGCAAGGCCGACAAAGGTCTGGTTGACATGCATCCCGCTGTGCTGTTCGCCATAGGTGTTGAAGCCGGCCACGCGATAGCGGGCGAACAGCTCGGCCATGCGGTGGGTCATGCCGGCGCGTTCAACCGCAAGGCGCCGCAGGATGCAGTCGAAGCCCAGCACCATCAAGGGCGGGCGGGGCAGCGCCTCCAGCGCATCGGCAAAGCCCTGCGTCACGTCGCCCGCGCGGCCCAGCGTCAGCACCTCGCCCCGCTCGACCGCCGACATCAGCCGCAGCGTTCCGCCCGGCCCGACGCCGCTGATCGCGCGGACATGATGGCGCCGGCCCGTGCGCAGAAGCAGCGGAAAGCGGGCGAAATCCGCCCGCTCCATCCGCGCGGCCTCCAGCCCGGCGAGGCGGGCATATTCCTCGGCCGCAGGTGCAGCGTTCAACTCGATGATCTCGCGCCCGGCGGGATCGGCACGGGTGACGACCGCGCGCCTTGCGGTCGGGGTGAAATGGGCAAAGCTGACCTCGGCCACGGCCAGGGCGGTTTCGACCATCACGAACACCGCGGCCCCCCGGACAGGCGCGCCGTCCAGGATCTGCACGCTTTCGCCGAAGTCCAGCCCGTCCCCCGCCGATCCGCCCACCACGGCGATGCCGGGCAGGGCAGCATCCAGCGCGGCGGCCAGGACATCCTCGTTGCAGGCGGTGCCGTCCGCCAGCAGCACCCCGAACAGCGAGCGGCCCGCCCGGTCGGGAAAGCGCGCGCGCAGCCCGCGCAGGGCCGTCAGCCAGCCCGATACAGGAATGCCGCCCTGATCGGGCAGGGCGATCGCCTCGGCCCGGAAGGCGGCGCGCGGAAACCCGACGGCGACGATCGTGCCGCGCTGATAGCCGAAGGGGCCGATCTCGCCCGCCGAGGAACAGCCCGCAATGCGCACGCCCGGCAGGGCCCGCGACAGTGCGCGGGCGACCGGCGGCAGCACCGGGCGGGGCGATCCGAACAGCAGCACCAGCGCCGGGGCCGCCGGGGCAAGGCCGCCGGCCAGCCGCGCGGCGGCTGCCGGATCATCCGCAGGCACGCCAAGGCTGACGGGGCCGCCCGCCTGCGCGCCCATCGGGTCAGCCCGGCTCGAACAGGCGGGCGCTGTTGGCCAGCAGCACGGCCTGGGTGCGGCGGCGGGCGTTGATCTTGGACATGATCGCGGTGATGTGCGTCTTGACCGTCGCCTCGGCGATCGACAACTCGTAGCTGATTTCCTTGTTCGCCTTGCCCTGGCAGATCAGCCGCAGGATCTTCATCTGCTGGGGGGTCAGCGTGGCGAAGCGGCGCGCCAGTTCCGCCCGCGCCGCGTCGCCCGTGCCGCCGGCCTGGGGTTCATACCCCTCGGGGGTCACCCGCTCGCCGGCCCACATGCGGCGCAGGCTGTCCACCAGCGCCTCGCGCCCCAGCGATTTCGACACATAGCCCTGCGCGCCCGCCGCCATCGCCGCCGAGATCATGGTGTTTTCCAGATCGGCCGAGATCATCGTGATCGGCACGTCCGGCAACTGCCGGCGCAGCGTCACGATGCCCTCGGCGCCGCGGGCATCGGGCAGGTTCAGGTCGAGTATCACCGCGTCGGGCGGGCCGTGAAGGCGGATCTGTTCCAGGGCGGCGGCAAGGCTGCGGGCGGTGCGCACCAGCTTGCGGCCGAAGCTGATGGTCAGCGTCAGGGCCAGCGCATCGCACATCAGCGGATGGTCGTCCACGATCAGGATGTCGCGGACGCGCTCCACGGATCGGTGCGGCTGCCCGGCTGTTGCCGGGGTGCCCCGGATGGTGGCTGTAGCGGTTGTCATGGACGATCCCCCCTGCCCTTGGGTGCCCGGCCCGGCGCCCCGGTGCGCGGGGCGCAAGGCCCCGGCGCGCCCGGCCGGCATCGGGCAAGGCCAGTCTAGGGGCGCCCCCCTGCGGCGCAAGCCCCTGGTGCCGGCAGGGATGGGCCTTTTGCATGATCGAGGCTTCCCCCGCCGCGATCAAGGCGCCAGCCGCCCCCTTGCAGGCGGTCGCCCGGCCTGGCCTTGACGATGCCCTGGGCCTTGGCGGAGGGGGGCGTGCCTAGAGGGCCGTCCAGCCGCCATCCACGGAAATCGTGGTCCCGGTGATCTGGTCCGCAGCGCCCGAACACAGGAACACCGCCGTTCCGCCCATCTGTTCGACGGTGGCGAACTGGCCCGAGGGCTGGCGTGCCAGCATGACCTTGGCGATCACGTCCTCGCGGCTCATGTTGTGGGTCTTCATCTGATCGGGGATCTGCGCCTCGACGATGGGGGTCAGGACATAGCCAGGGCAGATCGCATTGCAGGTGATGCCCTCGCCCGCCGTTTCCAGCGCGGTGACCTTGGTCAGCCCGATGATCCCGTGCTTGGCGGCGACATAGGCCGACTTGAAGGGGCTGGCCGTCAGCCCATGGGCCGAGGCGATGTTGACCACCCGCCCCCATCCCGCCGCCCGCATCATCGGCAGCGCCGCGGCGGTGGTGTGAAAGGCGCTGGACAGGTTGATCGCGATGATCGCATCCCACTTGTCCGCCGGAAAGTCGGTGATCGGGGCGACATGCTGAATGCCGGCATTGTTCACCAGGATATCGCAGCGCCCGGCCTGTTCGATCAGGCGGCGGCAATCCTCGCCCTTGCTCATGTCGGCGGCGACATAGCGCACCTCGACCCCGTGGCGCGCGGCCAGATCGCGGGCAAGGGCGTGATCCTCCTCGCGGTCGGTGAAGCTGTTGATGACCAGATCGGCCCCGGCGCCCGCCAGCGCCTCGGCGATGCCCAGCCCGATCCCGCTGTTCGATCCCGTGATCACTGCGGCCCTGCCGGCCAGTGCCCTGTCTGCCATGTCTCGCATCCCTTTGCTGCGCAACCCTTGGGGACAAGCTTACCGGGGAAAACGCCCGTCGCCAGCCCCTGCGCGATGGCGCCGCGAGCAGCCCGTGGCGGATGATGCGCGGGCCTCGGGCTTGCTGGTCCTTGGCGCCGCCGGGACCAAAAAAAACGCCCGCACAAGGCGGGCGTCAAGTCTTGAGGCAGGTTTCATACAGGCAAGAAACCTATCGAGCAGTGGATTTCATATACTCGCTGCTGCACCTGAGTCCAAGTGTCGAGTTTGCCACAGGGTTTACGGGCCGTTAGGTTGCCCGCAAAGGCTGCGCGGGCATGACGCGGCACGGGACAATGGGCAGCATGAGAATCCTCGAAATCTCTGGCAAATCCGCGATTGGCGCGATGGCGCGCACGGCAATCCTGGCGCTTGCCGCTGTTGCCGCAATGCCTCTGGCAAGCGCGGCCGCGCCGTCTCATGCCCTTGCAATGTATGGAGAACCTGCCCTGCCGGTAGGGTTTTCCGCCTTGCCCTATGTCAATGCGGATGCGCCAAAGGGCGGAACGATTCGCCTAGGCGAGCCGGGGGGATTCGATTCGCTCAAGCCCTGGGTGCTCAAGGGCAACCCGGCCTGGTCGGTCGGGGTCCACGTCGCCGAACCCCTGATGCTGCGCTCGCTCGACGAGCCCTTCACCCTTTATTGCCTGCTATGCGCCACGGTCGAGACCGACCCCGATCGCAGCTGGGTCGAATTCACCCTGCGCCCCGAGGCGCGGTTTTCGGACGGCACGCCCGTCACGGTCGAGGATGTGATCTGGTCCTTCGAGACATTGGGCACCAAGGGCCATCCCCGCTATGCTGCCGCCTGGGGCAAGGTCCGCTCGATCGAGCGGGTGGGCGATCGCGGCCTGCGCATCACCTTTTCGGAAAGGGATCGCGAGCTGCCCCTGCTGATGGCGATGCGGCCGGTGCTGAAAAAGGCGCAATGGGCGGGCAAGGACTTTGCCGCCTCGTCGCTGGAACGCCCCATCGGATCGGGCGCCTATGTGATCGAGGCGGTCGATCCCGGCCGCTCGATCACCTTTCGCCGCAATCCCGACTATTGGGGCAGAAACCTGCCGCTGACCCGCGGCATGTTCAACCTGGACAGCATCCGCTATGACTATTTCGCCGACACGAACGCCATGTTCCAGGCCTTCAAGGCCGGCGAGACCGACATCTGGCGCGAACTGAACGCCGTCAGATGGGCGACGGAATACGGCTTTCCGGCCGTGACCGCGGGCGCGGTCGTCAAGTCCGAGATCGCCCACCGCCGGCCTTCGGGAATCATGGGGCTGGTGATGAACACCCGCTCGCCCCTGTTCGCCGATTGGCGGGTACGGCAGGCGATGATCCTGGCGTTCAACGACCGCTTCATCGATGCGGCGCTGGCGGGCGGCAGCGACCCGCGCATCAGCAGCTATTTTTCAAACTCGGCGCTGGCCATGCAGCCCGGTCCCGCCACGGGGCGCGAGGCCGCGCTGCTGGCGCCCTTTGCCGCCGGGCTGCTGCCCGGCACGATGGAAGGCTATGTCCTGCCGCCGGGATCGGACCGGGCGCTGGATCGCAAGGCGCTGCGCGAGGCGGCGGGGCTGCTGGCCGAGGCAGGCTGGACGGTCGGCCCCGACGGGGTGCTGCGCGACGGGAACGGGCGCCCCTTTGCGCCCGAGATTGTGCTGAACCAGTCGGGCAGCGCCATGCGCAGCGGGGCCGAGGTCCAGCAGATCGTCAACATCTATGTCGAGGCGCTGCGCCCCCTGGGCATCATGCCGCGCGTGCTGCTGCTGGACAGCGCCCAGTTCGTCCAGCGCACCAACCGCTTTGCCTTCGACATGTCATGGTATGAACGCGGGCTGTCGCTGTCGCCGGGGAACGAACAGGCCCTTTACTGGGGCAGCGCCAGCGCCGCGCAGCCGGGGTCGCGGAACTGGGCGGGCATCCGGTCGCCAGCCGTCGACGCCATGATCGCCCAAGCGGTGAACGCGCCAAGCGTCGATGACCATGTCGCCGCCGTCAGGGCGCTGGACAGGCTGCTGACAGCGGGGCGATATGCGATTCCGGTAAGCTATCCGCGGGTCAGCCGCATCGCCCATGCAGCGCGGCTGCATTTTCCCGATCACCAGACGCTTTATGGCGACTGGCCGGGCTTTCTGCCCGACCTGTGGTGGTCGCGCTCGCCCTAGCGCGCTTCGTCGTCGCCGTCGTCGGGGTAATCGTCATCGTCCCCGAACCGCGCGTCGTCGGAATATTCATCCTCGCCCTCGCCGACGAACTTCGCCGACAGCGCGATCGAATGATTGTCATGGCCGGGGTTCATCACGACATCCGAAGGGATCTCGCCGGCCAGCCATTCCTTGACCTCGTCGCGCGCCTCGGTCGCGTCAAGCCCGGTGATCTCGGCGATATAGCGGATGAAGGCGCGCTGATCGCCGTCGATCTCGTCCAGCATCCCCTCGTCGGCGTCTTCCCATTTTTCCAGGATGGCCTCGTAGAAGGCGTTCCAGTTTTCCTGCACATGCGTCCAGCGCATCTCGATCTCCTCGGCTCGGTCCGCACGCCAAACCGCGCAGCGCGCCCAGGGTTCCCGCGGGAAGGGGCGGATGCGCCCGCTCAGACCGGGCCGATCAGCTTGCGTTCAAGAACACGCAGCACGGCGCGCAGGTCATGCCCGCGGCGCAGCACCTGTCCGTTCATGCCGATCACGGCATACATCCCCTGCGCCGCCCTCAGGCGGGGACGCTTCTCGATGCGGTAGAGGGGGTTCTCGGCCGCCCGGCGGAACACCGAAAACACCGCCACGTCCCGCAGGAAGGACAGGCCGTAATCACGCCACTCGCCCGCCGCGACCATGCGCCCATAAAGCGACAGGATCGTGCCAAGCTCGTGCCGGTCGAAGGCCACGACATCGGGCGCGGGTTGCGGCGGCAGTAACGGGTTCAGCGTCATGCCCCCAAGGTGGCACCCCTGCCCGCCCCGATCAACGGCAGGCGGGATGAAAAAACCCCGCCCTCCTGCCTGTCCGCCCTTCGGGGACGCTCCCGCTCAGTAACAGCCGATCCTGGCGATGCGCCGGTCGGTGCCGATCTCGATGTTCAGGCGGTCGGGGCGGAAATCCATCGTCACCGCGTCGCCCGGACCGATGAGGCGGCTGCCGGCAGGCAGCATCATCGTCTTCACCACCGTTTCGGGCTGGCCGACCAGCCCCTGATAACCGGACGCCTTGCACAGGTCGCGGTCGGGCGCGGGGCCGGGGGGTGCGGGCTGCTCGCAGGCGGCCAGGACAAGCAGGGGCAGGATGGCAAGGGCGCGCATGGGATGGCTCAACCGCAGGTGACGGACTGGATCATTCCCGCGGCATCAAGCTGGAAGGCCAGCCGCAGGGCATTGTATTCCTCGGGTTCGATCCCGCGATATTCGGCGATGCGATAGGGCCGCGTGATCCCCAGCGTCTGCACGACCGATGCGGGCTGGCCGATATGCTTGCGGTAATCGGCCGCGTGGCAGGCGTCGGGCTCTCGCGATTGCAGGCCGGCGATCTGGGTGACCGGGGCGAGCGCGGGCACGGGCTCGACCGCGGCCACAGCGACCGGCGGGGGCGGGGCGGGGCGGGCCACGCATCCCGCCAGGGCAGCAACGCCAAGGGCGGCGAAAAGAACAGCGGTCGGTTTCATCATCTGGGTCGGTCCTGTCTTCTGTCCCGGCCGGCACCGCGGTCTGTCGCCCGGCTGCGGCCATGCGCGCCAGTATAGGCGCGGGGCCGGCCCCGGACCAGCGCCCGCGCGGGCGGCGCGCTCCCATCGCCCGCCCCTGTCACCACGCCGCATCAGACAGGCCGGGTTCATCCGCCAAAGCCGGCGATGACGGCCCAGACGCGGTCCAGCTCGGCCGCGCCGATGCAATAGGGCGGCATGACATAGACGGTGCTGCCCAATGGCCGCAGGAACACCCCGCGTTCCAGCGCATGGGCGCGCAGATGCTGGCCCGCGGCGGCAAGATAGCCTGCGCCCCCGGCCGTCATGTCCAGCGCCGCGATCGTCCCGATCCGGCGCGCCCCGGAAAAGCGCCCGTCCCCCGCCAGGGCCGACAGCCGGTCGGCCTGCATCGCGCTCACGGCATCCAGCCGCGCCTGCATCCCCCCGCCCTGCCAGATGCGCACATTGGCCAGCCCGGCGGCGCAGGCGATGGGGTTGGCGGTATAGCTGGACGAATGAAAGAACATGCGGCTGCGATCGGGCGAGCGGTGGGCGGCAAAGATCGCCTCGGTCGCCAGCGTCGCCGCGAGCGGGACGGCCCCGCCTGTCAGCCCCTTGGACGTGCACAGGATGTCGGGGGCGATCCCGGCATGATCGCAGGCCCACAGCCGCCCCGTGCGGCCCCAGCCGGTCATCACCTCATCCGCGATCATCAGCACGCCATGCCTGTCGCAGACCGCGCGCATCGCCGCCAGCACCTCGGGGCGATAGACCAGCATCCCGCCCGCGCCCAGCACCAGCGGCTCGACGATCAGGGCTGCCAGCTCGCCCGTGGCGGCCACGGATTCCAGCGCGGCCAGCATCTGCGAACCGCCATCCACCGGGAAGGGCAGGCGGTCCACCGCGAACAGCAGCGGCTCGTAGGCGGCGTTGAAGACACCGCGCGCGCCCACGCTCATCGTGCCGATGGTGTCGCCGTGATAGCCCTGCTCGAGCACCGCGATGCGGTGGCGGGGCCGCCCGCTGTTCTTCCAGAACCCCAGCGCCATCTTCAGCGCGACCTCGACACTGGTCGAGCCGCTGTCGGAATAGAACACGCGCGTCAGCCCGGCGGGGGCCAGGTCAACCAGCGCGCGGGCCAGATCCTCGGCCGGATGATGGGTCAGGCCGGCAAAGATCACCTGATCGAGCCGCTCGGACGCGTCCCGGATCGCCTGCATGATGGGCGGGTGGCGATGGCCATGGGTGATGACCCACCAGCTGGAGATCGCATCGACCAGCGGGCCGTGATCGGTGTCGATCACAGCGCCCTCGGCGCGCAGGGCGCGCGGGGGCGGCGGCTCGGCCCCGTGCTGCGTGAAGGGGTGCCAGACGGGGGAATCGGTCATGGTGGCTCTGCCTCGTGCCTGCGGCGGGGTATCGGGGGCCAAGGAACCCGGCGGTCTTACGCGAAATCGGCGGGATCGAAGTGCCGGCGCATCGCGGCGGCCAGCGTTTCGGGCGTCAGCGGGTCCAGCCGCGGCAGGCGGCCCAGCACCCGGACGCAGCCGATGGCGGCAATCGTTGCGATGTTGTCGGGGTCGTCCTCGCCCACAAAGGCGACTCCGTGGACGGGGGCGCCCCGCGCGCGCAGGGATTCCAGCGCGCTCAGCGTGTGGCTGATCGTCCCCAGCCCGGTCGCGGCGACCACGATCACCGGGATGCCCCAGCGCGCGAACAGATCGGCCGACAGCAGATCGCGCGTGACCGGCACCAGCGCCCCGCCCGCACCCTCGATCACCAGCGGGTCGGCATCGGGCGGGGTCAGCTCGGGAATGGCGACGCCTGCCAGTTCGGCGGCGCGATGCGGTGACAGCGGATCGGGCAGGATGGCCGCCTCGGGGATGACAGGCGCGCCGGTCATCGCCCGGACAAAGGCCGAATCGCCCCCCGGCGGGGGCACATATCCTTTTGCATCAGCCCCGTCCGTTCCCTGCACGAGGGCCGCACGGCCGTCGGACGGGTTCAAGACGACCCCGGTCTGCACCGGCTTCCAATAGCTGGCACCCAGCAGCCCGGTCAGGCCCGCGGCAAAGACCGTCTTGCCGATATCCGTCCCGGTTCCCGTGATCACGAAGCGGGCCATGCTGCCTCCAGTGTTTCAACCAGTCGTTCGATGTCCCGCTCTGCCGCGTTCAGCGTCAGCGATACCCGCAGCCGCGCGGTGCCGGGGGGCACGGTGGGGGGACGGATGCCCCGCAGGTCGAACCCCGCCTGCTGCGCGCGCGCCGCCAGCGCCATCGCCGCCGCATCGGCCCCCACGACCAGCGGCACGATCTGGCTGCCGGACGGGGGCAGATGCGGCAGGGCCCGGGCCATGCGGCGGGCAAACAGCGCGACCCGGTCATGCAGCGCCTGTTGCCGCCATGGCTCATCGCGCAGGATGTCCAGCGCCTCGGCCCCCGCCACCGCCATCAGGGGCGAGGGCGCGGTGGCAAAGATGAACGGCCGCGCCCGGTTGACCACAAAATCGCGCAGCACCCCCGGCAGGCACAGCAGCGCGCCCGACCCGCCCAGCGCCTTGCCCAGGGTGTGCAGCGTGATCACATTGCCGCGCCCTTCCAGCGCGTGGGCCAGCCCCCGGCCACCCGGCCCCCAGACCCCGGTGGCATGCGCCTCGTCGATGATGAGGAAGCCCTCGCGGTCGGCGATCGGGGCCAGCGCATCCAGCGGGGCGCGGTCGCCGTCCATGCTGTAAAGGCTTTCGACCGCGATCCAGGCCGCGCCGCTGCCGCCCCGCCGGCGCCAGTCGGCGATCACCGCGCCGGCATGATCGGCATCGTTGTGCCGGAAGCTGGCCACCTCGGCCCGCGTCAGGCGCGCGCCCTCATGGGTCGAGGCATGGGACAGCGCATCCATCACCAGCAGATCGCCCCGCTGCGGCAGGGTGGCGATGGCCGCCGCATTGGCCTGATAGCCGCCGCCGAACAGCAGCGCGCTGCCGGCGCCGAAGAACGCTGCCGCCTTGTCCTCGAAGGCCTCG encodes the following:
- a CDS encoding hybrid sensor histidine kinase/response regulator, whose translation is MILPPGEDAQGRAVRLERIAEALIERVDRLEETRGSARSMFQAAVALEREAIARTRDLERALADLSEKNRDLAVARAAAEEANRSRTRFLRAASHDLLQPLAAARLFLSALTDTGLDETQAELAARLGAAFESVEELMHAVLDISRLDSQRIEFHRKPVALDALFRRLAVEYAPMAEAAGLRLSFVPTAAVVDSDPTFLRRIAQNLISNALKYTARGGVVVGVRRRGGLVWLECHDSGPGIAAADRARIFDEFQRAVPERGPQGMGLGLSIVRRACLKLGHRLELDSAVGRGTVFRVGLAPADAAAGAGQAAPDPSAAALRGRVVLVVENDAAMRRGYELMLGGRMGMIVRCAGGTAEALAAMGQDDPPDVILADYNLDNGDTGIAAIGALRAAAGQAIAAVMVTARRDGHVARACAACAVPLIEKPVRPADLAAALMQALGAAPPLA
- a CDS encoding FIST N-terminal domain-containing protein, translated to MGAQAGGPVSLGVPADDPAAAARLAGGLAPAAPALVLLFGSPRPVLPPVARALSRALPGVRIAGCSSAGEIGPFGYQRGTIVAVGFPRAAFRAEAIALPDQGGIPVSGWLTALRGLRARFPDRAGRSLFGVLLADGTACNEDVLAAALDAALPGIAVVGGSAGDGLDFGESVQILDGAPVRGAAVFVMVETALAVAEVSFAHFTPTARRAVVTRADPAGREIIELNAAPAAEEYARLAGLEAARMERADFARFPLLLRTGRRHHVRAISGVGPGGTLRLMSAVERGEVLTLGRAGDVTQGFADALEALPRPPLMVLGFDCILRRLAVERAGMTHRMAELFARYRVAGFNTYGEQHSGMHVNQTFVGLALMPAGAGP
- a CDS encoding response regulator transcription factor produces the protein MTTATATIRGTPATAGQPHRSVERVRDILIVDDHPLMCDALALTLTISFGRKLVRTARSLAAALEQIRLHGPPDAVILDLNLPDARGAEGIVTLRRQLPDVPITMISADLENTMISAAMAAGAQGYVSKSLGREALVDSLRRMWAGERVTPEGYEPQAGGTGDAARAELARRFATLTPQQMKILRLICQGKANKEISYELSIAEATVKTHITAIMSKINARRRTQAVLLANSARLFEPG
- a CDS encoding 3-hydroxybutyrate dehydrogenase, coding for MADRALAGRAAVITGSNSGIGLGIAEALAGAGADLVINSFTDREEDHALARDLAARHGVEVRYVAADMSKGEDCRRLIEQAGRCDILVNNAGIQHVAPITDFPADKWDAIIAINLSSAFHTTAAALPMMRAAGWGRVVNIASAHGLTASPFKSAYVAAKHGIIGLTKVTALETAGEGITCNAICPGYVLTPIVEAQIPDQMKTHNMSREDVIAKVMLARQPSGQFATVEQMGGTAVFLCSGAADQITGTTISVDGGWTAL
- a CDS encoding extracellular solute-binding protein — protein: MRILEISGKSAIGAMARTAILALAAVAAMPLASAAAPSHALAMYGEPALPVGFSALPYVNADAPKGGTIRLGEPGGFDSLKPWVLKGNPAWSVGVHVAEPLMLRSLDEPFTLYCLLCATVETDPDRSWVEFTLRPEARFSDGTPVTVEDVIWSFETLGTKGHPRYAAAWGKVRSIERVGDRGLRITFSERDRELPLLMAMRPVLKKAQWAGKDFAASSLERPIGSGAYVIEAVDPGRSITFRRNPDYWGRNLPLTRGMFNLDSIRYDYFADTNAMFQAFKAGETDIWRELNAVRWATEYGFPAVTAGAVVKSEIAHRRPSGIMGLVMNTRSPLFADWRVRQAMILAFNDRFIDAALAGGSDPRISSYFSNSALAMQPGPATGREAALLAPFAAGLLPGTMEGYVLPPGSDRALDRKALREAAGLLAEAGWTVGPDGVLRDGNGRPFAPEIVLNQSGSAMRSGAEVQQIVNIYVEALRPLGIMPRVLLLDSAQFVQRTNRFAFDMSWYERGLSLSPGNEQALYWGSASAAQPGSRNWAGIRSPAVDAMIAQAVNAPSVDDHVAAVRALDRLLTAGRYAIPVSYPRVSRIAHAARLHFPDHQTLYGDWPGFLPDLWWSRSP
- a CDS encoding DUF2794 domain-containing protein, giving the protein MTLNPLLPPQPAPDVVAFDRHELGTILSLYGRMVAAGEWRDYGLSFLRDVAVFSVFRRAAENPLYRIEKRPRLRAAQGMYAVIGMNGQVLRRGHDLRAVLRVLERKLIGPV
- a CDS encoding I78 family peptidase inhibitor, yielding MRALAILPLLVLAACEQPAPPGPAPDRDLCKASGYQGLVGQPETVVKTMMLPAGSRLIGPGDAVTMDFRPDRLNIEIGTDRRIARIGCY
- a CDS encoding adenosylmethionine--8-amino-7-oxononanoate transaminase; the encoded protein is MTDSPVWHPFTQHGAEPPPPRALRAEGAVIDTDHGPLVDAISSWWVITHGHRHPPIMQAIRDASERLDQVIFAGLTHHPAEDLARALVDLAPAGLTRVFYSDSGSTSVEVALKMALGFWKNSGRPRHRIAVLEQGYHGDTIGTMSVGARGVFNAAYEPLLFAVDRLPFPVDGGSQMLAALESVAATGELAALIVEPLVLGAGGMLVYRPEVLAAMRAVCDRHGVLMIADEVMTGWGRTGRLWACDHAGIAPDILCTSKGLTGGAVPLAATLATEAIFAAHRSPDRSRMFFHSSSYTANPIACAAGLANVRIWQGGGMQARLDAVSAMQADRLSALAGDGRFSGARRIGTIAALDMTAGGAGYLAAAGQHLRAHALERGVFLRPLGSTVYVMPPYCIGAAELDRVWAVIAGFGG
- the bioD gene encoding ATP-dependent dethiobiotin synthetase BioD — translated: MARFVITGTGTDIGKTVFAAGLTGLLGASYWKPVQTGVVLNPSDGRAALVQGTDGADAKGYVPPPGGDSAFVRAMTGAPVIPEAAILPDPLSPHRAAELAGVAIPELTPPDADPLVIEGAGGALVPVTRDLLSADLFARWGIPVIVVAATGLGTISHTLSALESLRARGAPVHGVAFVGEDDPDNIATIAAIGCVRVLGRLPRLDPLTPETLAAAMRRHFDPADFA
- a CDS encoding 8-amino-7-oxononanoate synthase, whose translation is MNTVEDRLSPFRDDLARLAAADRTRRLIPRAGIDFASNDYLGLAGHPRLAGAVRAALDAGVPVGAAGSRLLRGNTEWHEAFEDKAAAFFGAGSALLFGGGYQANAAAIATLPQRGDLLVMDALSHASTHEGARLTRAEVASFRHNDADHAGAVIADWRRRGGSGAAWIAVESLYSMDGDRAPLDALAPIADREGFLIIDEAHATGVWGPGGRGLAHALEGRGNVITLHTLGKALGGSGALLCLPGVLRDFVVNRARPFIFATAPSPLMAVAGAEALDILRDEPWRQQALHDRVALFARRMARALPHLPPSGSQIVPLVVGADAAAMALAARAQQAGFDLRGIRPPTVPPGTARLRVSLTLNAAERDIERLVETLEAAWPAS